One segment of Paraburkholderia sp. PREW-6R DNA contains the following:
- a CDS encoding glycine betaine/L-proline ABC transporter ATP-binding protein, which produces MNSPKVVVEGLCKVFGANPKQAVGMLAAGATKEEVFTRTGQIVGVHNVSFEVREGEIFVLMGLSGSGKSTLIRLINRLVEPTAGKVLIDGRDVASVPRSELTALRRKDMSMVFQSFALMPQRTVLSNAAFGLEVAGVGRKEREKRAMTVLEQVGLAPFAQKLPAQLSGGMQQRVGLARALAVNPSLMIMDEAFSALDPLKRKEMQNVLLDLQREQQRTILFVSHDLEEAMRIGTRIAIMEGGRVVQVGTPQQIITNPADDYVRAFFEGIDTSRYLTAGDLMQTDAVPLMHSQAPQIDVSTLAQTLNGSAEYAFVLDSERKIRGFVCRDAMGSASPQLNPVECIGRTTPLDDVVERVVASHAPLPVVEADGSYCGSVNKTNVLSVLTRHRSSHV; this is translated from the coding sequence ATGAATTCCCCCAAGGTCGTGGTTGAAGGGCTGTGCAAGGTGTTCGGCGCCAATCCGAAGCAGGCGGTCGGCATGCTGGCCGCCGGCGCCACGAAAGAGGAAGTGTTCACGCGCACCGGCCAGATCGTCGGCGTCCATAACGTTTCGTTCGAAGTCAGGGAAGGCGAGATCTTCGTGCTGATGGGCCTGTCTGGCTCCGGTAAATCGACCCTGATTCGCCTGATCAATCGTCTTGTCGAGCCGACGGCCGGCAAGGTGCTGATCGATGGCCGCGACGTGGCCAGCGTCCCGCGCTCGGAATTGACGGCGCTGCGCCGCAAGGACATGAGCATGGTGTTCCAGTCCTTTGCGCTGATGCCGCAGCGCACCGTGCTGTCCAACGCAGCGTTCGGCCTCGAAGTGGCGGGCGTCGGCCGTAAAGAGCGCGAGAAGCGGGCGATGACGGTGCTCGAACAGGTCGGACTCGCACCGTTCGCGCAGAAGCTGCCCGCGCAGTTGTCCGGCGGCATGCAACAGCGCGTGGGGCTCGCGCGCGCGCTGGCCGTCAACCCGTCGCTGATGATCATGGACGAGGCGTTCTCGGCGCTCGATCCGCTCAAGCGCAAGGAAATGCAGAATGTGCTGCTCGATCTGCAGCGCGAGCAGCAGCGCACAATCCTGTTCGTGTCGCACGATCTGGAAGAGGCGATGCGCATCGGCACGCGCATCGCGATCATGGAAGGCGGGCGCGTCGTGCAGGTGGGCACGCCGCAGCAGATCATCACGAATCCCGCGGACGACTACGTGCGCGCGTTCTTCGAGGGCATCGACACGAGCCGTTATCTGACGGCAGGCGACCTGATGCAGACCGACGCTGTGCCGCTGATGCATTCGCAGGCGCCGCAGATCGACGTTTCCACGCTCGCACAAACGCTGAACGGGAGCGCCGAGTATGCGTTCGTGCTCGACAGCGAGCGCAAGATTCGCGGCTTCGTCTGTCGCGACGCGATGGGCAGCGCATCGCCGCAATTGAATCCGGTCGAATGCATCGGCCGCACGACACCGCTCGACGACGTCGTCGAGCGCGTGGTGGCGAGCCATGCACCGCTGCCGGTCGTCGAAGCGGACGGCTCGTACTGCGGTTCGGTCAACAAGACGAACGTGCTGAGTGTCCTCACCCGCCATCGGAGCTCCCATGTCTGA
- a CDS encoding GlxA family transcriptional regulator has translation MKRDAITPLDAPIDSPLAGLAHVGFLTLPNFSMIAFTSAVEVLRMANYVGRAQHYTWSVITPDGEPARASNGITVKPTMTLAEAGLPDVLFVCAGWQVRDFVDDTVIALLRDVAARGIPLGGICTGPYALLAAGLLDGYRATVHWEDMSPLHRSYPHVHFADELFVIDRDRMTCTGGTAPLDLMLNLVAMRLGRGVAAQVSEQFIVERIRGSTDYQHIPVDARVGFSRAELIEVVRLMEANIEEPLSLDELARLVRLSQRHLQRMFKMFLSVSPTHYYLTLRLRRARELLRNTDASIARVTAVCGFHSACHFSKAYRAQFGHAPSVERRLSS, from the coding sequence ATGAAGCGCGACGCGATCACGCCGCTCGACGCCCCGATTGATTCGCCGTTGGCCGGGCTCGCGCATGTCGGCTTTCTGACGCTGCCGAACTTTTCGATGATCGCGTTCACGAGCGCGGTCGAGGTGCTGCGCATGGCGAACTACGTCGGCCGCGCGCAGCACTACACGTGGTCGGTGATCACGCCGGACGGCGAGCCGGCGCGTGCCAGCAACGGCATCACGGTCAAGCCCACCATGACGCTCGCCGAAGCCGGCCTGCCGGATGTCCTGTTCGTGTGCGCCGGCTGGCAGGTGCGCGACTTCGTGGATGACACGGTCATCGCGTTGCTGCGCGACGTGGCGGCAAGGGGCATTCCGCTCGGCGGTATCTGCACGGGGCCGTACGCATTGCTTGCAGCCGGCTTGCTCGACGGTTATCGCGCCACCGTGCACTGGGAGGACATGTCGCCCTTGCACCGGTCCTATCCGCACGTGCATTTTGCCGACGAACTGTTCGTGATCGACCGCGATCGCATGACCTGCACGGGCGGCACTGCGCCGCTCGATCTGATGCTCAACCTGGTCGCAATGCGTCTGGGCCGCGGCGTGGCCGCGCAGGTGTCGGAGCAGTTCATTGTCGAACGGATTCGTGGTTCGACGGATTACCAGCACATTCCCGTTGACGCCCGCGTGGGGTTTTCGCGCGCCGAACTGATCGAGGTGGTCCGGCTGATGGAAGCCAATATCGAGGAGCCCTTATCACTCGATGAACTCGCGCGGCTCGTGCGTCTGTCGCAACGTCATTTACAGCGCATGTTCAAGATGTTTTTGAGCGTGTCGCCCACGCATTATTACCTCACGTTGCGTCTGCGCCGCGCGCGCGAACTGCTGCGCAATACGGATGCGTCGATCGCACGGGTCACCGCTGTTTGCGGATTTCATTCCGCATGTCATTTCAGCAAAGCCTATCGTGCGCAATTCGGTCATGCACCGAGCGTTGAGCGGCGCCTGTCGTCATAG
- a CDS encoding MFS transporter has translation MTHDLQARVVRKLTWRILPFVMLLYFVSFLDRVNVGFAALTMNKDLGLSPTTFGLGGGIFFLGYFLFEVPSNLILHKVGARIWIARVMVTWGLVSAASAFVTGPTSFYTLRFVLGVAEAGFFPGIILYLSQWFPARQRALAAAAFMAAAPLSTAIGSPISGAIMQMPALFGLKDWQWLFIVEAIPAVLLGFVVLKALTDAPEKADWLAADEKAWLIATLRDERVGREAQAGHAAGAFAALRDMRVWIMAMIYFGTSAGLYTLGLWAPLIIRQFGFSALATGALNAIPSVLAVLGMVWWARRSDRTGERTWHVVIPCVAAAAGLAWAGMADSIVAVVLALVVVNVGISAAKAPLWAMPSTFLSGAGAAAGIAMINSIGNLGGFVGPFAIGWLKSVTGGYAAGLYVVSASLAVSALLALLVGRRSYRAAPAA, from the coding sequence ATGACACATGACCTGCAGGCCCGCGTGGTTCGCAAGCTGACATGGCGCATTTTGCCCTTTGTCATGCTGCTTTATTTCGTGAGCTTTCTCGATCGCGTGAACGTCGGCTTCGCGGCGCTTACGATGAACAAGGACCTCGGGCTGTCGCCGACCACGTTCGGACTCGGCGGAGGCATCTTCTTTCTCGGCTATTTTCTGTTCGAAGTGCCGTCGAACCTGATCCTGCACAAGGTCGGCGCGCGCATCTGGATTGCTCGCGTGATGGTCACCTGGGGACTCGTTTCGGCGGCGTCCGCGTTCGTGACAGGACCGACCTCGTTCTACACGCTGCGCTTTGTGCTGGGCGTCGCCGAAGCTGGCTTCTTTCCCGGCATCATCCTGTACCTGAGCCAGTGGTTCCCCGCGCGCCAGCGTGCGCTTGCCGCCGCGGCGTTCATGGCGGCCGCGCCGCTATCCACCGCTATCGGCTCGCCGATTTCCGGCGCCATCATGCAAATGCCGGCGCTATTCGGCCTGAAAGACTGGCAATGGCTCTTTATCGTCGAGGCGATTCCCGCGGTGCTGCTCGGCTTTGTCGTACTGAAAGCGTTGACTGATGCTCCGGAAAAAGCAGACTGGCTCGCCGCCGATGAAAAGGCGTGGCTCATCGCCACCTTGCGCGACGAGCGCGTGGGTCGCGAAGCGCAGGCCGGACATGCGGCCGGCGCGTTCGCGGCGTTGCGCGACATGCGCGTGTGGATCATGGCGATGATCTATTTCGGCACGTCCGCCGGGCTGTACACGCTCGGCTTGTGGGCGCCGTTGATCATCCGTCAGTTCGGCTTCAGCGCGCTTGCCACCGGCGCGCTGAACGCGATTCCGAGCGTGCTCGCGGTGCTCGGCATGGTGTGGTGGGCGCGCCGGTCCGATCGAACAGGCGAGCGCACGTGGCACGTGGTCATTCCATGCGTGGCGGCGGCGGCCGGACTGGCGTGGGCCGGCATGGCCGACAGCATCGTCGCGGTGGTGCTGGCGCTCGTCGTCGTGAATGTCGGGATCAGTGCGGCGAAGGCGCCGCTGTGGGCGATGCCCAGCACGTTTCTGTCAGGCGCGGGCGCTGCGGCCGGAATTGCCATGATCAACTCGATCGGCAATCTCGGCGGCTTCGTCGGGCCGTTTGCGATCGGCTGGCTGAAGAGCGTAACGGGCGGCTATGCGGCCGGCCTTTATGTAGTCTCGGCGAGCCTGGCGGTTTCCGCGCTGCTCGCGCTGCTCGTCGGACGGCGCAGCTATCGCGCGGCGCCCGCCGCGTAG
- the choW gene encoding choline ABC transporter permease subunit, translated as MSEVIPLGAWVDHGVHYLLDHDAKTFDSIGKVIESFAALVEHGLQAIPMWALMAIFVGIGLWRVGWRFALFVLLALLLIHGTGFWDQMVITLGLTLSSTLISLLLGVPLGIWTAKSRTVEMIVRPVLDLMQTMPAFVYLIPAAMLFGLGRVPGILSTVIFAMPPAVRLTSLGIKHVNREIVEAGQAFGCTPLQLLYKVQFPNALPSIMTGVNQTIMMALSMVIIASMVGAGGLGNDVLASIQRLDIGLGFESGLSVVMLAIILDRITESFGRSPGMARAPLLSGLRSVMKVRREPAAQHG; from the coding sequence ATGTCTGAAGTCATTCCACTTGGCGCCTGGGTCGATCACGGCGTTCACTATCTGCTCGATCACGACGCAAAAACGTTCGATTCGATCGGCAAGGTGATCGAGAGCTTTGCCGCCCTGGTCGAGCATGGCCTTCAGGCGATCCCGATGTGGGCGCTGATGGCCATTTTCGTGGGCATCGGTTTGTGGCGCGTCGGCTGGCGCTTCGCGCTGTTCGTCCTGCTCGCGCTGCTGCTGATCCACGGCACCGGTTTCTGGGATCAGATGGTCATCACGCTCGGGCTGACGCTGTCGTCCACGTTGATCAGTCTGCTGCTTGGCGTGCCGCTGGGCATCTGGACCGCGAAAAGCCGGACTGTCGAGATGATCGTGCGCCCGGTGCTCGATCTGATGCAGACCATGCCGGCCTTCGTGTACCTGATTCCAGCCGCGATGCTATTCGGTCTCGGCCGCGTGCCGGGGATTCTCTCCACCGTGATCTTCGCGATGCCGCCTGCCGTGCGTCTCACGTCGCTTGGCATCAAGCACGTGAATCGCGAAATCGTCGAAGCCGGGCAGGCCTTCGGCTGCACACCGCTGCAACTGCTCTACAAGGTGCAGTTCCCGAACGCATTGCCGTCGATCATGACCGGCGTGAACCAGACCATCATGATGGCGCTATCCATGGTGATCATTGCGTCGATGGTGGGCGCGGGCGGCCTCGGTAACGACGTGCTCGCCAGCATCCAGCGTCTGGACATCGGGCTCGGCTTCGAAAGCGGTCTGTCCGTGGTGATGCTCGCCATCATTCTCGACCGTATCACGGAGAGCTTCGGCCGCTCGCCGGGCATGGCGCGCGCACCGCTGCTCTCGGGTCTGCGCAGCGTGATGAAAGTGCGCCGCGAACCGGCGGCGCAACACGGCTGA